Proteins from a single region of Nitrospirota bacterium:
- a CDS encoding chemotaxis protein, with translation MPTLINEIDARTRLAGANQMELLLFHLGTNELFGINVFKVREVMKLPELTRVPEADNRVVGMANIRGTMVPVIALKRSLGLGEHEVDLTNLEAKENGILIITEYNGSLQAFHVAAVDRIIRTSWSQIKTPPALVRENNKGAVTAVTMLDNGRMVLILDVEKTLSDICPRPDDEVFAGLRAMPELKNKCVLFADDSSVARTQIRKALEKLGVPFIQTTTGKEAWDYLQELAEVASKEGLAQAQGIHLVLSDIEMPDMDGFTLTKHIRADPRLAHLPVILHSSLTGTCNQDKGRQVGATDYVTKFDPKMFAEKLMRYIL, from the coding sequence ATGCCCACACTCATTAACGAAATCGATGCTCGGACCAGGCTCGCCGGCGCCAATCAGATGGAACTGTTGCTATTCCACCTGGGGACCAACGAGCTCTTCGGGATCAACGTCTTCAAAGTCCGTGAAGTGATGAAGTTGCCGGAGCTCACGCGCGTTCCTGAGGCGGACAACCGCGTCGTCGGCATGGCCAATATCCGCGGGACGATGGTGCCGGTCATCGCGCTCAAACGTAGCCTCGGCCTCGGTGAACATGAAGTCGATCTCACCAACCTCGAAGCCAAAGAGAACGGCATTCTCATCATCACCGAATATAACGGGAGCTTACAGGCCTTTCATGTCGCGGCCGTCGACCGGATCATTCGCACGTCCTGGTCGCAGATCAAGACCCCCCCGGCGTTGGTTCGTGAAAATAATAAAGGGGCGGTGACCGCCGTCACGATGCTGGACAACGGCCGCATGGTGTTGATCCTCGACGTCGAGAAAACGCTCAGCGATATCTGCCCGCGTCCAGACGACGAAGTATTTGCGGGGCTTCGCGCAATGCCGGAGCTCAAAAATAAATGCGTGTTGTTTGCCGACGATTCGAGCGTCGCCAGGACTCAGATCCGGAAGGCATTGGAAAAGCTCGGCGTGCCTTTCATTCAGACGACGACCGGGAAAGAGGCCTGGGACTATCTGCAGGAACTGGCGGAAGTCGCGTCCAAAGAAGGCCTGGCACAAGCGCAAGGAATCCATCTGGTCCTGAGCGATATCGAAATGCCGGACATGGATGGATTCACTTTGACGAAGCATATCCGGGCGGATCCGAGACTGGCGCATCTTCCGGTGATTTTACATTCCTCGTTGACAGGAACCTGCAATCAAGACAAGGGGCGCCAAGTCGGCGCCACGGATTATGTGACGAAGTTCGATCCGAAAATGTTTGCAGAAAAACTAATGCGGTACATCCTGTAA
- a CDS encoding helix-turn-helix domain-containing protein has protein sequence MVSADGEILTVLDVARFLRVPKSTVYKLARVGELPASKIGKHWRFLRRDIHEWMHSRSQQA, from the coding sequence ATGGTTTCGGCGGACGGCGAGATCTTGACGGTCCTGGACGTGGCCCGGTTTCTCCGGGTGCCCAAGTCCACCGTCTACAAGCTTGCGCGTGTCGGTGAGTTGCCGGCGTCGAAAATCGGGAAGCATTGGCGCTTCCTCCGTCGCGACATCCATGAATGGATGCACAGTCGCTCTCAACAGGCGTAG
- the cheY gene encoding chemotaxis response regulator CheY has product MPADLNMKILVVDDMSTMRRIVKNILKQLGFTNMEEAENGQEALTKLRAEPFGFVVSDWNMPVMPGIEMLRAIRADDTLKHIPVLMVTAEAQKENLIEAIQAGVNNYVVKPFTAETMQEKINKIFNK; this is encoded by the coding sequence ATGCCGGCAGATCTGAACATGAAGATTCTCGTCGTGGACGATATGTCCACCATGCGGAGGATCGTGAAAAATATTCTGAAGCAGCTCGGATTTACCAATATGGAAGAGGCCGAGAACGGGCAGGAGGCGCTCACCAAGCTCCGCGCCGAACCGTTCGGGTTCGTCGTGTCCGATTGGAATATGCCGGTGATGCCGGGGATTGAGATGCTTCGTGCGATCCGTGCGGATGACACACTCAAACATATACCCGTGCTCATGGTCACGGCCGAAGCCCAAAAGGAAAATTTGATCGAGGCGATCCAGGCCGGCGTCAATAACTACGTCGTGAAGCCGTTTACGGCGGAAACGATGCAAGAAAAGATCAATAAAATCTTCAATAAATAG
- a CDS encoding protein phosphatase CheZ: protein MIMRDAAGRSVPEESSSDRDLDEEESGDTQLVEKIGELTHFIDKTIKTISQFSAPMSATAEQLPDATAHLKDLRKLTEDGTHKIMQLVEAIEENRKRANIQFEALVNGLASSDPATVASKITAIRATLAADNKPLMDILTALSFQDLVAQSVNKLVTIIDDVEHKLLEMVVVFGPYTKGAGMAEAGKASEMLKQLSATKNSSMKQDLADEILKQYGFN from the coding sequence ATGATCATGCGCGATGCAGCAGGAAGGTCCGTCCCAGAAGAGTCCTCCAGCGATCGAGACCTCGACGAGGAGGAGTCCGGGGACACACAGCTGGTCGAGAAGATCGGAGAGCTGACCCACTTTATCGATAAGACCATCAAGACCATCTCCCAGTTCTCCGCACCGATGAGCGCGACGGCGGAGCAGCTCCCAGACGCCACGGCGCATCTGAAAGATCTTCGCAAACTGACGGAAGACGGCACCCATAAAATCATGCAGCTGGTCGAAGCGATCGAAGAGAACCGGAAGCGTGCGAACATCCAATTCGAGGCACTCGTGAACGGGTTGGCCAGCTCTGATCCCGCCACTGTCGCGTCGAAGATCACGGCGATTCGCGCGACACTCGCCGCCGACAATAAGCCGCTGATGGACATCCTCACGGCCTTGTCGTTCCAGGATCTGGTCGCGCAGAGCGTGAATAAATTGGTGACGATCATCGACGACGTGGAGCACAAGCTACTCGAAATGGTGGTGGTTTTTGGGCCGTACACCAAAGGCGCCGGCATGGCCGAAGCCGGCAAAGCCTCTGAGATGCTGAAGCAACTTTCCGCGACCAAGAACTCGTCCATGAAGCAGGACTTGGCAGATGAAATTCTGAAGCAATACGGATTTAACTGA
- a CDS encoding protein-glutamate O-methyltransferase CheR: MNQALTKQAAKQLSLVMSDETYKQFRAFIYEQTGISFQDNQKYLLESRLLPRLKEHKLATYEDYYHYLRFDTYRDKELSSFYDLITTNETYFYRDIPQLENFIKTIVPTLMETNKSSKQIRIWSAACSTGDEPYTLAIMLLEHPSLAGWNIEILATDINDAVLTQARSGIYEAHTLRHVPNMLKRKYFVEQKGHFELTAAVKGRVKFMNLNLYDRPRLKLVRGIDTVFCRNCLIYFDDKAKSQIVTDLHGSLKQNGYLVIGFSESITNMGSLFRTMQTGRSVVYQKV, from the coding sequence ATGAACCAGGCTCTGACCAAGCAGGCTGCCAAGCAATTGTCGCTCGTCATGAGCGACGAGACCTACAAGCAGTTTCGCGCCTTCATCTATGAGCAGACCGGTATCTCCTTTCAAGACAACCAGAAGTATTTGCTGGAAAGCCGGCTGCTGCCACGGCTCAAGGAACACAAGCTGGCAACCTATGAAGACTACTACCACTATCTGAGGTTCGATACCTATCGGGATAAAGAGCTGTCCTCGTTTTACGATCTCATTACCACGAATGAAACGTATTTCTATCGCGATATCCCGCAGCTGGAAAATTTCATCAAAACCATCGTGCCTACATTGATGGAGACGAATAAATCCTCTAAGCAGATTCGCATTTGGAGCGCGGCCTGTTCGACGGGCGATGAGCCCTACACCCTCGCCATCATGCTGCTCGAACATCCTTCGCTTGCCGGCTGGAACATCGAGATTCTGGCGACGGATATCAACGACGCAGTCCTGACGCAGGCGAGGTCCGGCATTTATGAAGCGCATACGCTGCGCCATGTGCCGAACATGCTGAAGCGAAAATATTTCGTGGAACAGAAGGGGCACTTCGAACTGACGGCGGCGGTCAAGGGGCGAGTCAAATTCATGAATCTCAATCTGTACGATCGCCCACGGTTAAAGCTGGTTCGAGGCATCGACACCGTCTTTTGCCGGAATTGTCTGATCTATTTCGACGATAAAGCTAAATCGCAAATCGTCACGGACCTTCATGGCTCGCTCAAGCAGAACGGATATCTCGTGATCGGATTCTCGGAGTCGATCACGAACATGGGAAGCCTATTTCGGACTATGCAGACAGGCCGTTCCGTCGTCTATCAAAAAGTCTAA
- a CDS encoding diguanylate cyclase → MSRKASSDHADPISVRAITPAKEEDRRPCLFVVGHAAFQRKSVWTGLEALGNRVRRFTRPAALLAAIDATSPDAIFCEVTAAPEPAFELLNRLAAVQCDACVIFMGPDLGAEQVARCLRDGAFDYLTVPSPDTRVLDTLQKGLINRQAFQAVRDLSGQLAQVNASLAGERDVLRQWNIKLSLLNHLTQALAGPLNSESIARSLFNGLAGLVPVDVIGLGRPDPHRVWTWSRTAAYEAQEQRVRAHLLSRFNAQATPVCQTQAQVLQWSSGLPASERPAQMTIPLAFSPNSQGLLYVERQQGIFSESELQLLSMVGTSLSLALHNAAIHQQMQELASRDGLTGLLNRRALEDVLSRELKAGMRYRASACLILVDVDHFKQVNDLFGHLGGDQVLTEMATVMQDAVRDTDSVGRYGGEEFGIVLPHTDLARAAVLAERLRDQIEQHTFDVDGGSVRITVSVGIAQIPDKTIGTVPEWMAAADAALYESKNRGRNRVVIHTTDNCACA, encoded by the coding sequence ATGAGTAGAAAGGCAAGTTCCGATCACGCCGATCCCATTTCCGTTCGCGCCATCACGCCTGCCAAGGAAGAGGATCGAAGGCCCTGCCTGTTCGTCGTAGGACATGCCGCCTTTCAGCGCAAATCGGTCTGGACAGGCCTCGAAGCATTGGGGAATCGCGTCCGTCGATTCACCAGACCAGCGGCACTTCTCGCCGCAATCGACGCGACATCGCCCGACGCAATTTTCTGCGAAGTGACCGCTGCGCCTGAGCCGGCCTTTGAGCTGTTGAACCGATTGGCCGCGGTGCAGTGCGACGCCTGTGTCATCTTCATGGGACCGGACCTCGGCGCCGAACAGGTAGCGCGATGCCTGCGGGACGGCGCATTCGACTATCTGACGGTTCCCTCACCAGACACACGAGTGCTGGATACTCTGCAGAAGGGGCTCATTAATCGGCAGGCCTTTCAGGCCGTGCGCGACCTCTCCGGACAACTCGCACAGGTGAATGCCTCCTTGGCGGGTGAGCGGGATGTCCTTCGGCAATGGAATATCAAGTTGTCGCTGCTCAATCACCTGACACAAGCCTTGGCGGGACCCTTGAATAGCGAGTCCATTGCACGGTCCCTGTTCAACGGTCTTGCCGGGCTCGTCCCGGTGGATGTCATCGGACTCGGCCGGCCTGATCCCCATCGTGTCTGGACATGGTCTCGAACGGCGGCCTACGAGGCGCAAGAACAACGAGTGCGCGCGCACCTCCTCAGCCGATTCAACGCGCAGGCGACACCGGTGTGTCAGACCCAGGCTCAGGTGCTTCAATGGTCGAGCGGTCTCCCGGCATCCGAACGGCCTGCGCAGATGACCATCCCGCTGGCCTTCTCGCCGAACAGCCAGGGGCTGTTGTATGTCGAGCGGCAGCAGGGCATCTTTTCGGAGTCCGAGCTTCAGCTATTGTCCATGGTCGGCACGTCGCTCTCGCTGGCACTCCACAATGCCGCCATCCATCAGCAGATGCAGGAATTAGCCTCGCGCGATGGCTTAACCGGACTCCTGAACCGGCGGGCACTCGAAGACGTCCTGTCGCGAGAACTCAAAGCCGGCATGCGCTATCGTGCATCAGCCTGTCTCATCTTAGTCGATGTGGATCATTTCAAGCAGGTGAACGATCTGTTCGGGCATCTGGGAGGCGATCAGGTGTTGACGGAAATGGCGACGGTCATGCAGGACGCCGTGCGGGATACCGATTCAGTGGGCCGGTACGGAGGCGAGGAGTTCGGGATTGTGCTGCCTCATACCGATCTCGCCCGTGCCGCGGTGCTTGCAGAACGGCTGCGGGATCAGATCGAACAGCATACATTCGACGTGGACGGAGGATCGGTGAGGATCACGGTCAGCGTCGGCATTGCACAGATCCCGGACAAAACAATCGGTACGGTGCCCGAATGGATGGCCGCAGCCGATGCGGCACTCTACGAATCCAAGAATCGCGGGCGGAATAGAGTGGTGATTCATACGACGGACAACTGCGCCTGTGCGTGA
- a CDS encoding chemotaxis protein CheA, protein MSEEADEMKEILNDFLTESTEMIDVLDQRFLALEADPNNADLLNEIFRAMHSMKGGAGFLGFNHLVDVTHRGESILNKMRQGEMAVIPSIINVILEAVDVVKALMHDIRATGTDTNVPTEEMAKKLDEVLAGKFEGSAPAAQSSMAAPAPSPAATPTQDPVAPASPPQTIGEILVHDGLASKEQVFDALTQQQKQPEPKQALGELLIQAKVISERALDQALHKQDKPGKSADEDQTIRVETRRLDSVMNLVGELVLGRNRLIKIGGVLDETHESDPQVRALGETLTQLNLVTTDLQLAVMKTRMLPIKKVLAKLPRLVRDLSQKLGKQVRLETHGEETELDKSVADEIGDPLVHLVRNAIDHGIEMPTERHERNKPVEGVLRIAASQEGNSIVIRIQDDGKGIPIDKVKAKALSKGLVSEAELSAMEPREVVNLIFLPGFSTAENVTDVSGRGVGMDVVRTNIRKMNGTVEIESEQGKGSLITIKLPLTIAIIQALMVEVERATFAIPLSSVIEAVRITKSDIKTINGREVLHLRDRVLPLLRLAQEFDIPVDPNRERFNVVVTALGDRRIGVVVDELRSQEEVVIKSIWEYLDSIKGISGATITGDGKVVLILDISELVENAHAWHQAVAVAA, encoded by the coding sequence ATGAGCGAAGAAGCAGATGAGATGAAGGAAATTCTCAACGACTTTTTAACCGAGTCGACGGAGATGATCGATGTGCTCGATCAGCGATTCCTTGCCCTGGAGGCCGACCCGAATAACGCTGACCTCTTGAACGAAATATTCCGTGCCATGCACAGCATGAAAGGCGGAGCCGGTTTCCTGGGATTCAATCATCTCGTGGATGTGACGCATCGGGGCGAGAGTATTCTCAATAAAATGCGACAGGGGGAAATGGCGGTCATCCCCTCGATCATTAACGTCATTCTGGAAGCCGTCGACGTGGTCAAGGCCCTGATGCACGATATTCGCGCCACAGGCACCGATACCAATGTGCCGACAGAGGAGATGGCCAAGAAGCTCGACGAGGTCTTAGCCGGGAAATTTGAAGGGTCAGCGCCCGCAGCGCAGTCGTCCATGGCCGCTCCTGCTCCATCACCCGCCGCGACCCCAACCCAGGATCCGGTGGCACCGGCCTCACCACCTCAGACGATCGGCGAGATCCTCGTGCATGATGGCTTGGCGTCGAAGGAACAGGTGTTCGATGCCTTAACCCAGCAGCAGAAACAGCCGGAGCCGAAGCAAGCCCTTGGAGAATTGCTCATTCAGGCCAAAGTCATCTCCGAGCGCGCACTCGACCAGGCGTTGCACAAACAGGACAAGCCCGGAAAGTCGGCTGACGAAGACCAAACGATCAGAGTCGAGACCCGCCGGTTGGATTCGGTGATGAATCTCGTCGGCGAACTCGTCTTAGGGCGAAATCGCCTGATCAAGATCGGCGGGGTTCTCGACGAAACCCATGAGTCGGATCCTCAAGTACGCGCCCTGGGTGAGACGCTCACCCAATTGAACCTCGTGACGACGGACCTCCAGCTGGCCGTCATGAAAACCAGGATGCTCCCGATCAAGAAAGTGCTCGCCAAGTTGCCGCGACTGGTGCGCGACCTCTCGCAGAAACTCGGGAAGCAAGTCCGACTGGAGACGCACGGAGAAGAGACGGAACTCGATAAGTCCGTCGCCGATGAAATCGGCGATCCCTTGGTTCACTTGGTGCGAAATGCCATTGACCATGGCATCGAAATGCCGACGGAACGGCATGAACGAAACAAGCCGGTCGAAGGGGTCTTGCGCATCGCAGCCAGTCAGGAAGGCAACAGCATCGTCATTCGGATTCAGGACGACGGCAAAGGCATCCCCATCGACAAAGTGAAGGCCAAGGCGCTCTCCAAGGGATTGGTGAGTGAAGCCGAATTGTCCGCCATGGAACCTCGTGAAGTCGTGAACCTGATTTTCTTGCCGGGGTTCAGTACGGCGGAAAACGTGACCGACGTGTCCGGACGCGGTGTGGGGATGGACGTCGTCAGGACCAACATCCGCAAGATGAATGGCACCGTGGAGATCGAGTCCGAGCAGGGGAAAGGCAGTCTCATCACCATCAAGCTTCCGCTGACCATTGCGATCATTCAAGCGCTGATGGTCGAAGTGGAGCGTGCCACCTTTGCCATTCCGCTGAGCTCCGTCATCGAGGCCGTCCGGATTACCAAGTCGGACATCAAGACCATCAATGGGCGCGAAGTTCTGCACCTGCGCGATCGCGTCTTGCCGTTGCTCCGTCTCGCGCAAGAATTCGATATTCCCGTCGACCCCAACCGCGAACGGTTCAATGTCGTCGTGACGGCCTTGGGCGACCGGCGGATCGGCGTCGTGGTCGATGAACTCCGGTCGCAAGAAGAAGTGGTGATCAAGTCGATTTGGGAATATCTGGACAGCATCAAGGGTATTTCAGGCGCCACCATCACCGGGGACGGCAAAGTCGTCTTGATCCTGGATATTTCCGAGTTGGTCGAGAATGCTCATGCCTGGCACCAGGCCGTCGCAGTCGCGGCCTAG
- a CDS encoding P-loop NTPase, with protein sequence MATIVSIASGKGGVGKSVIAANVALLLAKQGKRVMLVDLDIGGADMHILFGLLNPPLTLTDFLSRRVERLADVAQALPVHPGLTLIPGTGDTLATANMPYAKKKRLIRHLRELETDVVVVDIGAGTSYHALDFFLMADHHVTIATPDPTSVLDLYRFIKLAAIRRVLSSFLSRDAIADALSDRDFSSVEEVLEVAGQTNVAGRAVAEATLRTFHPALILNRVTGRSRVNTSVLKKLLTQYIGASLTLLGEIPDDPAIGRAVRGYLPVVDSEPSSPAAVALKVTADALALHMEASRRAQEDLAQATLAAGLLVSSYDCGVRAIAQPVSVECGG encoded by the coding sequence ATGGCCACCATCGTCTCTATCGCGTCGGGCAAAGGAGGAGTCGGTAAAAGTGTAATTGCAGCCAATGTAGCGTTGCTCTTAGCCAAACAAGGCAAGCGCGTCATGCTGGTCGACCTCGATATCGGCGGCGCAGACATGCATATTTTGTTCGGACTCTTGAATCCTCCACTCACCCTGACGGATTTTCTCAGCCGCCGGGTCGAACGGCTCGCGGACGTCGCACAGGCGCTTCCGGTCCACCCAGGCCTCACATTGATTCCCGGGACAGGCGACACGCTCGCGACCGCGAACATGCCGTATGCCAAAAAGAAACGACTCATTCGTCATTTACGGGAGCTTGAGACCGATGTCGTCGTCGTGGATATCGGAGCAGGGACGAGTTATCACGCGCTGGATTTCTTCTTGATGGCGGATCACCATGTCACGATCGCCACACCCGATCCCACCTCGGTGCTGGATCTCTATCGCTTCATCAAGCTCGCCGCGATCCGTCGCGTCCTATCCTCCTTCCTCTCACGGGATGCGATAGCTGACGCGCTGTCGGATCGCGATTTTTCCAGCGTCGAAGAGGTGCTCGAAGTCGCGGGCCAGACCAACGTAGCCGGGCGAGCCGTTGCTGAAGCGACCCTCCGGACATTTCACCCGGCCCTCATTCTCAATCGAGTGACCGGTCGCTCCCGCGTCAACACCTCCGTGCTGAAAAAACTGCTCACGCAATATATCGGGGCTTCGCTGACCTTACTGGGTGAGATCCCCGACGACCCCGCAATAGGGCGAGCCGTTCGAGGCTATCTGCCGGTCGTCGATTCCGAGCCGAGCTCTCCAGCCGCAGTGGCGCTCAAAGTCACTGCCGACGCGTTGGCCCTCCATATGGAGGCGTCACGGCGGGCACAAGAAGACCTTGCCCAAGCCACTCTTGCAGCAGGACTCCTCGTCAGCTCGTATGATTGCGGCGTGCGCGCAATCGCTCAGCCTGTGTCTGTAGAATGTGGCGGATGA
- a CDS encoding PilZ domain-containing protein — protein MPPSVQAKMPQSDERREWLRIDDRVLLEYRLITEQEESSIPGMPPVSDQAIAEAMHKPAADFFAQQGEQLAHSPLLPWMMKVDWLLEVIVKTLAQMHPGGVPIAQIADVNLSGGGIGFVSPRCFAAEDQLSVKVVLPPFTPIEATARVIRSIATKDGRGFDIATEFVSLSPTDQEHLIRHILQTQAERLRARRNHTS, from the coding sequence ATGCCACCATCTGTGCAAGCCAAGATGCCACAATCAGACGAACGGCGTGAATGGCTTCGAATCGACGATCGTGTCCTGCTGGAATATCGGCTTATCACCGAGCAGGAGGAGTCCTCCATACCTGGGATGCCCCCAGTCAGCGACCAGGCGATTGCGGAGGCCATGCACAAGCCGGCAGCCGATTTCTTTGCGCAACAGGGAGAACAACTGGCGCATTCGCCGTTACTCCCCTGGATGATGAAAGTCGATTGGCTGCTGGAGGTGATCGTCAAGACGCTTGCGCAGATGCATCCTGGCGGAGTGCCCATCGCCCAGATCGCCGATGTCAATCTGAGCGGCGGGGGCATCGGTTTTGTCTCTCCGCGGTGTTTTGCCGCCGAGGACCAATTAAGTGTTAAAGTGGTGCTGCCGCCATTCACGCCGATTGAGGCCACGGCACGGGTCATTCGTTCGATTGCGACCAAAGATGGGCGGGGCTTCGACATCGCGACCGAATTTGTGTCCCTCTCTCCCACCGATCAGGAACATCTCATCCGCCACATTCTACAGACACAGGCTGAGCGATTGCGCGCACGCCGCAATCATACGAGCTGA
- the fliS gene encoding flagellar export chaperone FliS, whose amino-acid sequence MSLSSNPNAIAMYMTGNVTQSDPAQIIVLLYEGAIYRIGQAIQETDKQNTLSSGIAIYRALAIIGELRKSLNLEEGGVIARNLDRLYLHMHEELVKGHLARKPEPLERVRTLLTDLNSSWRQVAVQVKTLSDAGTGAPPLPAMPAGLSAYAQPDTTPRLALKA is encoded by the coding sequence GTGAGCCTGTCGAGTAACCCCAATGCCATCGCGATGTACATGACGGGCAATGTGACCCAGTCCGATCCGGCCCAGATCATCGTACTGCTGTACGAAGGGGCGATTTATCGGATCGGGCAGGCGATACAGGAGACCGACAAGCAGAATACGCTGTCCTCCGGTATTGCCATCTATCGAGCCTTGGCCATCATCGGCGAGCTGCGCAAGTCGCTCAATCTCGAAGAAGGTGGCGTGATCGCACGGAACCTCGACCGGCTCTACCTCCATATGCACGAGGAGCTGGTCAAGGGGCACCTTGCGCGGAAGCCGGAACCGCTGGAGAGGGTCCGTACCCTGTTGACCGATTTGAATAGCTCCTGGAGGCAGGTAGCCGTTCAAGTCAAGACGCTCAGCGATGCAGGGACCGGCGCACCGCCTCTTCCCGCAATGCCGGCGGGTCTTTCGGCCTATGCACAGCCAGACACCACTCCTCGCCTTGCCCTGAAGGCGTGA